One part of the Halobellus ruber genome encodes these proteins:
- a CDS encoding amphi-Trp domain-containing protein: MDPDADTQESDRTVIRSGREFEREYRLDADEAGRFLIDLGEQLRDGDELTIVDEEWELPFAFGEPVELELDYDGAGDPELEIEIELPGRTDESAPDVE, translated from the coding sequence ATGGACCCGGACGCCGACACCCAGGAATCGGACCGAACAGTCATTCGATCGGGCCGGGAGTTCGAGCGGGAGTACCGTCTCGACGCCGACGAGGCCGGACGGTTCCTGATTGACCTCGGCGAGCAGCTCCGCGACGGCGACGAGCTTACCATCGTCGACGAGGAGTGGGAGCTGCCGTTCGCGTTCGGCGAGCCCGTCGAACTCGAACTCGATTACGACGGCGCCGGCGACCCCGAACTCGAAATCGAGATCGAACTCCCCGGCCGGACCGACGAGTCCGCGCCCGACGTGGAGTAG
- a CDS encoding cytosine deaminase has translation MSDYIVTDGRTLAGEAVDIAIRGGTIDRVAPAGEVDPSGVSADRRYDAAGRLVTPPLIEPHVHLDATGTAGDPAWNESGTLAEGIEIWASYKADITVDDVLERATRTVEWYAAHGVTRIRTHADATEPSLSTVEGLVELSEEVSDLVDLQVVAFPQDGILTDPTHEDLLREAVGMGVDLIGAIPHNEHTREDGVESVEVVCDIAERHDLPLDLHIDETDDPNSRFTEVLASEALKRGIGDRVTASHTTAMHSYNNAYADKLISLLADSGVSVVTNPPDNSILQGAYDDYPRRRGHTRIDQLREAGVTVGLGHDSVLDPWYHYGVADPLDAAFVLAHYAHMAGRGDVAALWEMLTDANAAVFGAERYGLDEGTEGSLVVYDATDGFNALRTQAPRTLVLREGDPIARTEPATTEVLRAAGSKSVDYKR, from the coding sequence ATGTCCGATTACATCGTGACCGACGGCCGAACGCTCGCGGGCGAAGCGGTCGACATCGCGATCCGCGGGGGGACGATCGACCGCGTCGCGCCCGCAGGAGAGGTCGATCCCTCGGGGGTGTCCGCCGACCGCCGGTACGACGCCGCGGGGCGGCTGGTGACGCCACCGCTGATCGAACCCCACGTCCACCTCGACGCCACCGGCACGGCGGGCGACCCCGCCTGGAACGAGAGCGGGACGCTCGCGGAGGGGATCGAGATCTGGGCGTCGTACAAGGCGGACATCACCGTCGACGACGTCCTCGAACGGGCGACACGGACGGTGGAGTGGTACGCCGCCCACGGCGTGACCCGGATCCGGACCCACGCCGACGCGACCGAGCCGTCGCTGTCGACTGTGGAGGGGCTTGTCGAACTCAGCGAGGAGGTATCGGACCTGGTGGATCTCCAGGTCGTCGCGTTCCCGCAGGACGGCATCCTCACGGATCCGACACACGAGGACCTGCTCCGGGAGGCCGTCGGGATGGGCGTCGACCTGATCGGTGCGATCCCCCACAACGAGCACACCCGCGAGGACGGGGTCGAGAGCGTCGAAGTTGTCTGCGACATCGCGGAACGCCACGACCTGCCGCTGGATCTGCACATCGACGAGACCGACGACCCGAACTCCCGGTTCACCGAGGTGCTGGCGAGCGAGGCGCTGAAACGCGGAATCGGCGACCGCGTGACCGCGAGCCACACCACCGCCATGCACTCGTATAACAACGCCTACGCCGACAAGCTGATCTCGCTGCTTGCCGACAGCGGCGTGTCGGTCGTGACCAACCCCCCGGACAACTCGATCCTCCAAGGCGCCTACGACGACTACCCGCGGCGGCGCGGCCACACCCGCATCGACCAACTCCGCGAGGCCGGCGTGACCGTCGGCCTGGGCCACGACTCCGTGCTCGACCCGTGGTATCACTACGGCGTCGCCGACCCGCTGGACGCCGCGTTCGTCCTCGCTCACTACGCACATATGGCGGGCCGCGGCGACGTGGCTGCCCTCTGGGAGATGCTGACCGACGCCAACGCGGCCGTCTTCGGTGCAGAACGGTACGGGCTCGACGAAGGGACGGAGGGGTCGCTCGTCGTCTACGACGCCACCGACGGGTTCAACGCGTTGCGGACGCAGGCCCCGCGAACGCTCGTCCTCCGGGAGGGCGATCCGATCGCGCGGACCGAGCCGGCGACGACGGAGGTGCTGCGGGCGGCGGGGTCGAAATCGGTCGATTACAAGCGGTGA
- a CDS encoding DEAD/DEAH box helicase, translated as MKVADVLPEFADAFGFEEFNRMQREAAPAILESDANVVAAAPTASGKTALAELAICRTLQRGGTALFVAPMRALTNEKESEWERFEDLGYSVYVVTGERDLNPRRAERADILVMTPEKADSATRKHDSARYAFVADVDCCVVDEVHLLDSDTRGGVLEVTVSRLRRLCAPRIVALSATMPNIDDVAAWLDAPAETTFEFGEEYRPVKLHAGVKTYSHGDNSFADKYRRLYRALDLAEEHLRDDGQALVFVSSRQDAVRAAGKARDEIAKRDIPMGARGDYDFHTEAAELGNDALAKGVPDGVAFHHAGLAKADRDRVEEWFKDGRIQLLFSTSTLAWGVNLPARCVVIRDTKYHDPLEGEVDMSPLDILQMLGRAGRPGYDDVGYGWVVCDRSDADKYRRLLREGKEIESRLAEDLDSHLNAEIAMGTIRGLDDVMAWLETTFYYRRAQSKPDAYAFDTLRERVRDTLESLVDRGFVEMGEDLSVSATTLGRLASKYYLRLDTAARFRDLAGRETISAGGILETVAGAAEFHSVSARQSEADAVDEVLSGTGTDLADGPRKVLAILRAGMDDATPADLRSDAWIIRQNALRLISALREFLAAFAGPRAANLARRVEARVEHGVPRDAVGLTAVDGIGPARARTLATGGLHSPADVAAAGASELRRAGLSEGVAEQIAENARAFPAIDVSWGAFPDEIAAGANRLCEVTVENGGGGATVGIRVTVNGVEMTATETYLADAETVPVGVFGADADELEFTVEVTFPDEPLHPIRASRTVAVA; from the coding sequence GTGAAGGTCGCCGACGTCCTCCCGGAGTTCGCCGACGCGTTCGGGTTCGAGGAGTTCAACCGGATGCAACGGGAGGCCGCGCCGGCGATCCTCGAAAGCGACGCCAACGTCGTCGCCGCCGCCCCGACCGCAAGCGGCAAGACCGCCCTCGCGGAACTCGCGATCTGTCGAACCCTCCAGCGGGGCGGGACGGCGCTTTTCGTCGCGCCGATGCGGGCGCTCACCAACGAGAAGGAATCGGAGTGGGAACGCTTCGAGGACCTCGGCTACTCGGTGTACGTCGTCACCGGCGAGCGTGACCTGAACCCCCGCCGTGCCGAACGGGCGGACATCCTGGTGATGACCCCCGAGAAGGCCGACTCCGCCACCCGGAAACACGACTCCGCGCGGTACGCGTTCGTCGCCGACGTCGACTGCTGTGTCGTCGACGAGGTCCATCTACTGGATTCCGACACGCGCGGCGGCGTGCTCGAAGTGACGGTTTCGCGGCTCCGCCGGCTGTGTGCCCCCCGGATCGTGGCGCTGTCGGCGACGATGCCCAACATCGACGACGTGGCGGCGTGGCTCGACGCTCCCGCCGAAACGACCTTCGAGTTCGGCGAGGAGTATCGCCCGGTGAAACTCCACGCCGGTGTGAAAACGTACTCCCACGGCGACAACTCCTTCGCCGACAAGTACCGGCGGCTCTACCGCGCTCTCGACTTGGCCGAGGAGCACCTCCGCGACGACGGCCAGGCGCTGGTGTTCGTCTCCTCGCGGCAGGACGCGGTCCGGGCCGCCGGGAAGGCCCGAGACGAGATCGCGAAACGCGACATCCCGATGGGCGCCCGCGGCGACTACGACTTCCATACGGAGGCCGCCGAGTTGGGCAACGACGCCCTCGCGAAGGGCGTCCCCGACGGGGTGGCCTTCCACCACGCCGGGCTCGCGAAGGCCGACCGCGACCGGGTCGAGGAGTGGTTCAAGGACGGCCGGATCCAACTCCTCTTCTCGACCTCGACGCTCGCGTGGGGGGTGAACCTCCCGGCCCGGTGTGTCGTGATCCGCGATACCAAGTACCACGATCCGCTGGAGGGCGAGGTGGATATGTCGCCGCTCGACATCCTCCAGATGCTCGGCCGCGCCGGCCGCCCCGGCTACGACGACGTCGGCTACGGGTGGGTGGTCTGCGACCGGTCGGACGCCGACAAGTACCGACGCTTGCTCCGGGAGGGCAAGGAGATCGAGTCGCGGCTGGCGGAGGACCTCGATTCGCATCTGAACGCCGAGATCGCGATGGGGACCATCCGCGGACTCGACGACGTGATGGCGTGGCTGGAGACGACCTTCTACTACCGGCGGGCGCAGTCGAAACCCGACGCGTACGCCTTCGACACGCTCCGGGAGCGCGTCCGCGACACCCTCGAATCCTTAGTCGACCGGGGGTTCGTGGAGATGGGCGAGGACCTGTCGGTCTCGGCGACGACGCTGGGTCGGCTCGCCTCGAAGTACTACCTCCGGCTCGACACTGCCGCCCGGTTCCGCGACCTCGCCGGTCGTGAGACCATCTCCGCCGGCGGGATCTTAGAGACCGTCGCGGGCGCCGCGGAGTTCCACTCGGTGTCGGCCCGCCAGTCGGAGGCCGACGCCGTCGACGAGGTGCTCTCGGGAACCGGGACCGACCTGGCGGACGGCCCGCGGAAGGTGCTCGCGATCCTGCGGGCGGGGATGGACGACGCCACGCCCGCGGATCTCCGGTCGGACGCCTGGATCATCCGGCAGAACGCCCTCCGGCTCATCTCGGCGCTCCGGGAGTTCCTCGCGGCCTTCGCCGGCCCGCGCGCGGCGAACCTCGCACGCCGGGTCGAGGCCCGCGTCGAACACGGCGTCCCCCGCGACGCCGTCGGCCTGACCGCCGTCGACGGGATCGGCCCGGCGCGCGCCCGGACGCTCGCCACCGGCGGGCTTCACAGCCCCGCGGACGTCGCCGCGGCGGGGGCGTCCGAACTCCGGCGTGCGGGACTCTCGGAGGGCGTCGCCGAGCAGATCGCCGAGAACGCACGGGCGTTCCCGGCGATCGACGTGTCGTGGGGGGCGTTCCCCGACGAGATCGCCGCCGGCGCCAACCGGCTGTGCGAGGTGACGGTGGAAAACGGCGGCGGCGGCGCCACCGTCGGGATCCGGGTGACGGTCAACGGCGTCGAGATGACCGCGACCGAGACGTATCTCGCCGACGCCGAGACGGTCCCCGTCGGCGTCTTCGGTGCCGACGCCGACGAACTCGAGTTCACGGTCGAGGTGACGTTTCCCGACGAGCCGCTGCATCCGATCCGGGCGTCGCGGACCGTCGCAGTCGCGTGA
- the endA gene encoding tRNA-intron lyase produces the protein MDGILTDGVVRIAGDARQRFHDAHGYGRPLDRSRIEVAPVEAAHLLSRGDLEAVVDESGADSAGDADPPADEDRLDFRAFLARTGTALRFTVYKDLRDRGFYLSPARPAWPGVDAESEGHSDVDFVVYPRGKGPWDDEVAHRVRVVGEREGVPAASLGGVVLAVVDEDGELTYFDTDAAPDIGADDADGTGDADLPASVDADLLDDRVVCYEAADRLYESRFYGQRLFGRNADSGPLQLSLVEAAYLAQRGVLDADPAAIVDRGQAVEGERFDRRLRVYAALRGRGVVPKSGFKFGADFRVYDGFDGVDSLGHSANLVRVVGPEHTVYPRDLSLDVRLAGGVRKRMVFARTAANGRIRWLSVARLTL, from the coding sequence ATGGACGGGATCCTGACCGACGGCGTGGTCCGCATCGCCGGCGACGCCAGACAGCGGTTCCACGACGCCCACGGCTACGGCCGGCCGCTGGACCGCAGCCGCATCGAGGTGGCGCCCGTCGAAGCCGCCCACCTGCTCTCCCGGGGGGACCTCGAGGCCGTCGTCGACGAGTCCGGCGCGGATTCCGCGGGCGACGCCGACCCCCCGGCGGACGAAGACCGGCTGGACTTCCGGGCGTTCCTGGCCCGGACCGGGACCGCGCTCCGGTTTACCGTCTACAAGGACCTCCGCGACCGGGGCTTCTACCTTTCCCCGGCCCGCCCGGCGTGGCCGGGGGTCGACGCGGAGTCCGAGGGGCACTCGGACGTCGACTTCGTGGTCTACCCCCGCGGCAAGGGGCCGTGGGACGACGAGGTGGCCCACCGGGTTCGCGTGGTCGGCGAGCGCGAGGGCGTCCCGGCGGCGTCGCTCGGCGGGGTCGTGCTCGCGGTGGTCGACGAGGACGGCGAACTCACGTACTTCGACACCGACGCCGCCCCCGACATAGGCGCCGACGACGCGGACGGCACGGGCGACGCCGACCTCCCCGCATCGGTCGACGCGGACCTGCTCGACGACCGGGTGGTCTGTTACGAGGCCGCCGATCGCCTCTACGAGTCGCGGTTCTACGGCCAGCGGCTGTTCGGCCGCAACGCCGACTCGGGGCCGCTCCAGCTTTCGCTCGTCGAGGCCGCGTACCTCGCCCAGCGGGGCGTCCTCGACGCCGATCCCGCAGCGATCGTCGACCGCGGCCAGGCCGTCGAGGGCGAGCGGTTCGACCGCCGGCTGCGGGTCTACGCCGCGCTCCGTGGCCGGGGGGTCGTTCCGAAAAGCGGGTTCAAGTTCGGCGCGGACTTCCGGGTGTACGACGGCTTCGACGGCGTCGATTCCCTGGGGCACTCCGCGAACCTGGTTCGGGTGGTCGGCCCCGAGCACACCGTCTACCCGCGGGACCTCTCCTTGGACGTCCGGCTGGCCGGCGGGGTCCGGAAGCGAATGGTTTTTGCGCGTACCGCGGCCAACGGACGCATACGCTGGCTCTCGGTAGCCCGACTCACCCTATGA
- a CDS encoding endonuclease NucS domain-containing protein, with protein sequence MPETIRVFAGDCTTTFEGDRTRTQRGRVAVVIKPDRTTLVHDADGYQPVAWLTRPDALTVETGGASETARTAGDSEPQSASGRPSGLRGGQAASNGTAEPSPGPREEAVDDEGFGIVARAGDQVLRVVCHRAAGRAEYPVSEAGVPVGSDPETGEPLVRTGGDVRGVDSEVRYPLPRGATVTDGSCSDCGLPTIRAPAGETFEVCLDRSCDSLDDAVRERFDREWACPECGSDLRIIRRGGRLLAGCDAYPDCETAFAIPAGVVDGECDCGLPVFETDRGRRCLDGTCERFVE encoded by the coding sequence ATGCCAGAGACGATCCGCGTTTTCGCCGGCGACTGTACGACGACCTTCGAGGGCGACCGCACCCGAACCCAGCGCGGCCGGGTCGCGGTCGTGATCAAGCCCGACCGCACCACCCTGGTCCACGACGCCGACGGCTACCAGCCCGTCGCGTGGCTGACCCGCCCCGACGCCCTGACCGTCGAGACCGGCGGTGCCTCGGAAACGGCCCGAACAGCCGGCGACAGCGAGCCGCAAAGCGCCTCGGGCCGTCCGAGCGGGCTGCGAGGCGGCCAAGCCGCCTCGAACGGGACGGCGGAGCCGTCCCCCGGCCCGCGAGAAGAAGCCGTCGACGACGAGGGCTTCGGGATCGTCGCCCGCGCCGGCGACCAGGTTCTCCGGGTGGTCTGTCACCGCGCCGCGGGACGGGCGGAGTACCCCGTCTCCGAGGCGGGCGTCCCGGTCGGTTCCGACCCCGAGACGGGCGAGCCGCTGGTTCGGACCGGGGGGGACGTCCGCGGCGTCGACTCCGAGGTCCGCTATCCGCTTCCCCGCGGCGCGACCGTCACCGACGGGTCGTGTTCCGACTGCGGGCTCCCGACCATCCGGGCGCCGGCGGGCGAGACCTTCGAGGTGTGTCTCGACCGGTCGTGTGACTCCCTCGACGACGCCGTCCGCGAGCGGTTCGACCGCGAGTGGGCCTGTCCGGAGTGCGGCTCCGACCTCCGGATCATCCGCCGCGGCGGCCGGCTGCTGGCGGGGTGTGACGCCTACCCCGACTGCGAGACCGCCTTCGCGATCCCCGCAGGGGTCGTCGACGGGGAGTGCGACTGTGGGCTGCCGGTCTTCGAGACCGACCGCGGCCGGCGGTGTCTCGACGGCACCTGCGAGCGGTTCGTGGAGTGA
- a CDS encoding tryptophan--tRNA ligase — translation MTRDDDSRRGEDGPQATPPVAEGDHERERPADDGPLAPDGGTEGAAGADDVALDPWGSSTVADYRSLFEEFGIGEFDDVLPGVPNPHYLMRRGVIFGHRDYSPVADALRAGGDAAVLSGFMPTGDPHIGHKLVFDEIIWHQEQGADAYGLIADLEAHAARGMTWAEIDEHARDYLLSLLALGFDPEEGELYRQSDNRELQDLAFELGSKANFSEFQGIYGFDGGTNVSHIQSVVTQMADILYPQLEEPKPTVIPVGPDQDPHVRFARDLAARMRYFKVTEAYASFELTDAERPLVGAVYGERDAYAEDPDRPRCEEAAAWLRDAGDDALDSLGVVVAGDVRESAAEKLDNAGMEPLRPRVRFLDSNATDDAFEALIEAIDGEKRRYDAHVDAFDLDREAAAELAREVELDHGGYGFVPPSSIYHRFMTGLTGGKMSSSIPASHISLLDDPEEGYDKVKAATTGGRDTAEKQRELGGEADECPVYELYAYLLSGDDDEFAKRVYDECVGGERLCGDCKEQAAELMAEFLADHQEKRAEAEALLEDLDVSLESSRRGVAPGDE, via the coding sequence ATGACACGAGACGACGACTCCCGGCGCGGCGAGGACGGCCCGCAGGCGACGCCGCCGGTCGCCGAGGGCGATCACGAGCGAGAGCGACCGGCCGACGACGGGCCGCTCGCCCCCGACGGCGGTACCGAGGGGGCGGCCGGCGCCGACGATGTCGCCCTCGACCCGTGGGGGTCGTCGACGGTCGCCGACTACCGGAGCCTCTTCGAGGAGTTCGGGATCGGGGAGTTCGACGACGTGCTCCCCGGCGTCCCGAACCCCCACTACCTGATGCGCCGGGGTGTCATCTTCGGCCACCGCGACTACTCCCCCGTCGCCGACGCGCTCCGGGCGGGCGGCGACGCCGCGGTGCTCTCGGGCTTTATGCCCACCGGCGATCCCCACATCGGCCACAAGCTGGTGTTCGACGAGATCATCTGGCATCAAGAGCAGGGCGCCGACGCCTACGGGCTGATCGCCGACCTCGAAGCCCACGCCGCCCGCGGGATGACGTGGGCCGAGATCGACGAGCACGCCCGCGATTACCTCCTGAGCCTGCTGGCGCTGGGGTTCGACCCCGAGGAGGGCGAACTCTACCGGCAGTCCGACAACAGAGAGCTCCAGGATCTCGCCTTCGAGTTGGGGTCGAAGGCCAACTTCTCGGAGTTCCAGGGTATCTACGGCTTCGACGGCGGGACCAACGTCTCGCACATACAGTCGGTGGTCACCCAGATGGCGGACATCCTCTATCCCCAGTTGGAGGAGCCGAAACCCACCGTGATCCCGGTCGGCCCCGACCAGGACCCCCACGTCCGGTTCGCCCGCGACCTCGCCGCGCGGATGCGGTATTTCAAAGTCACCGAGGCGTACGCGAGTTTCGAGCTCACCGACGCCGAGCGCCCCCTCGTCGGCGCGGTCTACGGCGAGCGCGACGCCTACGCCGAGGACCCCGACCGACCCCGGTGTGAGGAGGCCGCCGCGTGGCTCCGGGACGCAGGCGACGACGCCCTCGATTCCCTCGGCGTCGTCGTCGCCGGCGACGTCCGGGAGTCGGCCGCCGAGAAACTCGACAACGCCGGGATGGAACCGCTCCGTCCCCGGGTGCGGTTCCTCGATTCCAACGCCACCGACGACGCCTTCGAGGCGCTGATCGAGGCGATCGACGGCGAGAAGCGGCGGTACGACGCCCACGTCGACGCCTTCGACCTCGACCGCGAGGCGGCCGCGGAACTCGCCCGCGAGGTCGAACTCGACCACGGCGGCTACGGGTTCGTCCCGCCCTCCTCGATCTACCACCGGTTTATGACCGGGCTGACCGGTGGGAAGATGTCGTCGTCGATCCCGGCGTCGCACATCTCGCTTCTCGACGACCCCGAGGAGGGGTACGACAAGGTGAAGGCCGCGACGACGGGCGGACGCGACACCGCCGAGAAGCAGCGCGAACTCGGCGGTGAGGCCGACGAGTGTCCGGTCTACGAACTCTACGCCTACCTGCTCTCGGGCGACGACGACGAGTTCGCAAAGCGGGTCTACGACGAGTGCGTCGGCGGCGAGCGGCTCTGCGGCGACTGCAAGGAGCAGGCCGCGGAGCTAATGGCTGAGTTCCTGGCGGACCACCAGGAGAAGCGTGCGGAGGCCGAAGCGCTGCTGGAGGATCTGGACGTCTCGCTGGAATCGTCGCGGCGTGGCGTCGCCCCCGGTGACGAGTAA
- the lipA gene encoding lipoyl synthase gives MSSRRKPDWLKMRPPSGRQFTDIKETLRERDLHTVCEEANCPNMGECWSGRDGPGTATFMLMGDRCSRGCNFCDVETGGMEPLDPDEPANVAEAVAEIGLDYVVLTSVDRDDLPDQGAEHFADTIREIKERDPGILVEVLIPDFQGDPDLVRRIIDAGPDVIAHNVETVERLQWPVRDRRAGYDQSLSVLEQVSEESDIYTKTSLMLGVGEYDHEIYRTLSDLREADVDVVTLGQYLQPSRSHLDVFEYVHPDAFETWRRVAEEELDFLYCASGPMVRSSYKAGELFVDAVMREGKTVEAARREARAAGD, from the coding sequence ATGAGCAGCAGGCGGAAACCCGACTGGCTGAAGATGCGCCCGCCGTCGGGGCGGCAGTTCACCGACATCAAGGAGACGCTCCGGGAGCGCGATCTCCACACGGTCTGTGAGGAGGCCAACTGCCCGAACATGGGGGAGTGCTGGAGCGGCCGCGACGGGCCGGGGACGGCGACGTTTATGCTGATGGGCGACCGCTGCTCGCGCGGCTGTAACTTCTGCGACGTCGAGACCGGCGGGATGGAACCGCTGGATCCCGACGAGCCCGCAAACGTCGCGGAGGCGGTCGCGGAGATCGGGCTCGATTACGTGGTCCTTACTTCGGTCGACCGTGACGACCTCCCCGATCAGGGGGCGGAACACTTCGCCGACACGATCCGCGAGATCAAAGAGCGGGACCCGGGGATCCTCGTCGAAGTGCTGATCCCCGACTTCCAGGGCGACCCCGACCTCGTCCGGAGGATCATCGACGCCGGCCCCGACGTGATCGCCCACAACGTCGAGACCGTCGAACGGCTCCAGTGGCCGGTCCGGGACCGCCGGGCGGGCTACGACCAGTCGCTGTCGGTGCTCGAACAGGTGTCCGAGGAGTCCGACATCTACACCAAGACCAGCCTGATGCTCGGGGTCGGCGAGTACGACCACGAGATCTACCGGACCCTCTCGGACCTCCGGGAGGCCGACGTCGACGTGGTCACGCTGGGCCAGTACCTCCAGCCCTCCCGGTCGCATCTGGACGTCTTCGAGTACGTCCACCCCGACGCCTTCGAGACGTGGCGGCGCGTCGCCGAGGAGGAACTCGACTTCCTCTACTGCGCGTCGGGGCCGATGGTCCGGTCGTCGTACAAAGCCGGGGAGCTGTTCGTCGACGCCGTGATGCGCGAGGGCAAGACCGTCGAGGCCGCGCGGCGTGAGGCCCGAGCGGCGGGCGACTAA
- a CDS encoding mechanosensitive ion channel family protein, which yields MTAGGLQTGATGVAGFLGDLLADVGLPPQLADATAAAVVFLVVFLVIYVASKLGVLPLSERLLQRREIDEHVRKPLILLIYGVTLFFGLSLAFSLAGLGNILVALSTVTAAATLAVGFAMQDVLKNFVAGVFIYTDEPFRTGDWIEWEGNSGYIEDISLRVSRVRTFDNEHLTVPNSQLTDGVIKNYDKNRTLRVKFTFRISFEDDIDEATDIIVEEARKVEGILDDPEPSVRLIEINEASFGLQSRIWIEEPGQSDLLGIRGRFVQSVTERFEAEGITIPYPHRTVDGAIEGVGGGQPAGRGTDG from the coding sequence ATGACCGCCGGGGGACTTCAGACGGGCGCGACGGGGGTTGCCGGCTTTCTCGGCGACCTGCTCGCCGACGTCGGCCTCCCGCCACAACTCGCCGACGCCACTGCCGCGGCCGTCGTCTTTCTCGTGGTGTTTCTCGTGATCTACGTCGCCAGCAAGCTCGGGGTCCTCCCGCTGAGCGAGCGGCTCCTGCAACGGCGCGAGATCGACGAACACGTCCGGAAGCCGCTGATCCTCCTGATCTACGGGGTGACGCTCTTCTTCGGGCTTTCGCTTGCGTTCTCGCTTGCGGGGCTCGGGAACATCCTGGTCGCGCTGTCGACGGTCACCGCGGCCGCGACGCTGGCGGTCGGGTTCGCGATGCAGGACGTGCTGAAGAACTTCGTCGCCGGCGTGTTCATCTACACCGACGAGCCGTTCCGGACCGGCGACTGGATCGAGTGGGAGGGCAACTCCGGCTACATCGAGGACATCAGCCTCCGGGTGAGCCGGGTCCGGACCTTCGACAACGAGCACCTCACGGTGCCGAACTCCCAGCTCACCGACGGGGTGATCAAGAACTACGACAAGAACCGGACGCTGCGCGTGAAGTTCACGTTCCGGATCAGCTTCGAGGACGACATCGACGAGGCCACCGACATCATCGTTGAGGAGGCCCGGAAGGTGGAGGGAATCCTCGACGATCCGGAGCCGTCGGTACGGCTGATCGAGATCAACGAGGCGTCGTTCGGCCTGCAGAGCCGGATCTGGATCGAAGAGCCCGGCCAGTCCGACCTCCTGGGGATCCGCGGGCGGTTCGTCCAGTCGGTCACCGAACGGTTCGAGGCGGAAGGGATCACCATTCCGTACCCGCACCGAACCGTCGACGGCGCGATCGAGGGCGTCGGCGGGGGCCAGCCCGCCGGGCGCGGAACGGACGGCTGA
- the codB gene encoding cytosine permease has translation MATEDDTPAWRRFVFGDENLPDPDYPLDHVPGDERKGLVSISAVLLGFVFFAGTLWAGAEVGAAMGFGPMLTAMAVGYAILGVYVATLCGVAAKAGLTTVLLARYSFGRYGAKFADLMLGGTQVGWFGVTIPLVAIPTATFFGLDTPTFTAALILVWGVLHLATAYFGYEGMERLSLVAVPVLVVVGLLSMVIAVGDAGGFGGLFGGGGGGMGFAAAVTIVVGTFISGGTQAPNWARFASSSRVGFWAGLVAFLVGNGFLFLSGAVGGAVYDVTPAGDLYEVLAAQGLAAIGLIALILNIWTTNDNAAYAFGVAGSEAFEFDRKRPFILAGGTIGIVLALVGADSLLIPWLSTLGQYVPPLGGVIIADFLLCWRLRVPKMGDVRFAGVRWTGVIAYAVGAVVAVLTAGQVVPGVAAPQLLPGVAGAALNGLVAAVVVHVAVYYLLESQGVLPGHDVAGDAERL, from the coding sequence ATGGCAACGGAGGACGACACGCCCGCGTGGCGACGGTTCGTGTTCGGCGACGAGAACCTTCCCGATCCCGACTACCCGCTGGATCACGTTCCGGGGGACGAACGGAAGGGGCTCGTGAGCATCTCCGCCGTGCTGTTGGGGTTCGTGTTCTTTGCGGGGACCCTGTGGGCCGGCGCGGAGGTCGGCGCAGCGATGGGTTTCGGGCCGATGCTGACCGCGATGGCGGTCGGGTACGCCATTCTGGGCGTCTACGTCGCGACGCTGTGTGGCGTCGCCGCGAAGGCCGGGCTGACGACGGTCCTGCTCGCGCGGTACAGCTTCGGCCGGTACGGCGCGAAGTTCGCGGATCTGATGCTCGGCGGCACACAGGTCGGGTGGTTCGGCGTCACCATCCCGCTGGTCGCGATCCCGACGGCGACGTTCTTCGGGCTCGACACGCCGACGTTCACCGCCGCGCTCATCCTGGTCTGGGGCGTGCTCCACCTCGCGACGGCGTACTTCGGGTACGAGGGGATGGAGCGGCTCTCGCTCGTTGCGGTCCCGGTTCTTGTGGTCGTCGGACTGCTCTCGATGGTCATCGCGGTCGGCGACGCCGGCGGGTTCGGCGGCCTCTTCGGCGGCGGTGGCGGCGGGATGGGCTTCGCCGCCGCGGTGACCATCGTCGTCGGGACGTTCATCAGCGGCGGAACGCAGGCCCCGAACTGGGCGCGGTTCGCGAGCAGCAGCCGCGTGGGGTTCTGGGCCGGACTGGTCGCCTTCCTCGTCGGGAACGGCTTCCTCTTCCTGTCGGGCGCCGTCGGCGGGGCGGTGTACGACGTCACGCCCGCGGGGGACCTCTATGAGGTGCTCGCAGCGCAGGGCCTCGCCGCGATCGGGCTGATCGCGCTGATCCTCAACATCTGGACGACCAACGACAACGCCGCCTACGCCTTCGGGGTCGCGGGCAGCGAGGCCTTCGAGTTCGACCGGAAACGGCCGTTCATCCTCGCGGGCGGCACGATCGGGATCGTGCTCGCCTTGGTTGGCGCCGACAGCCTGCTCATCCCGTGGCTGTCGACGCTCGGGCAGTACGTGCCGCCGCTCGGCGGCGTGATCATCGCCGACTTCCTGCTATGCTGGCGGCTGCGCGTGCCGAAGATGGGCGACGTGCGCTTTGCGGGCGTTCGGTGGACGGGCGTTATCGCGTACGCCGTCGGCGCCGTCGTCGCGGTGCTGACCGCGGGCCAGGTCGTTCCCGGCGTCGCGGCGCCGCAGCTACTCCCCGGCGTCGCGGGCGCGGCGCTGAACGGGCTCGTCGCCGCGGTGGTCGTCCACGTCGCGGTCTACTATCTGCTGGAGTCGCAGGGCGTGCTCCCCGGCCACGATGTCGCCGGCGACGCCGAGCGGCTGTAA